The following are encoded together in the Oncorhynchus nerka isolate Pitt River linkage group LG23, Oner_Uvic_2.0, whole genome shotgun sequence genome:
- the LOC115107091 gene encoding zinc finger protein 37-like isoform X6 — MGSTPLVPRVLRCLESPPKSMSPAFFAAAAAGRYHAVWSIVGPPLPLYSLRLMVSPLRLMYSFVWHVVNQRNVMHYGKVEEFVTVVTEAVPKLLSYKQRAQLILGLRARMILEMFRKDCPPNPQAIQCLLGKMNISASAGQQDMEVEESQANFVALVQTLLTNPYERKHFFQEEFHTQYGSKYDTALQALVGGLVFRLEQLLSVPDLSQIASIISADPSDLEECGQSVSDPEHLKILLQHQKLLNKTQLNRNVPLTSSVGDCVLSSLSFRLACGMPSMEPDFDQPSESLEAALSVMNPASFSDLEDLGMMSEDLPHAGEDSTVEREEDARDSGSGVKNAVRDNALPESVSSPQGVSGPVGGAPSKGAPTVRSMLPTQRHQQLVSLMSSSFTKSSPLQIVKLVIPATVTNGNQPGNPPVKVASVHQWVSHIASNSISLPSLPPLPQNNDVDKGIWSGDTCLGSSVVIGGQETEANLFEKAVIRRRWVPKPQRITVPSKRKIPEATIICQECGKSFVYPSQLENHLRIHTGEKPFKCTECGRAFRSLGGMTTHMKNHSEARPFKCDECDKGFRKKADLKKHQLIHTGAKPHKCTICGKGFSQAFYCRIHIQSHASENNFPCTHCPKRFPTQYKLSVHERWHTMERPFICEQCGMRFFHPSGLKRHMGYHIGNRPFLCAQCGKTFVYEFDLKKHQRDHGPKPKIPCPVCQKVFGSNGLIKAHMFTHTSVKPYRCDICDKTFKQSSSLSSHKRLHTGERPYHCDMCGKTYKLNQHLKEHIIVHHTAEGHPCDQCGKVFKLSRLLKAHERLHSGERSEQTRKYSHTSRRRRNSSKMS; from the exons gcccccctcttcctctctactcTTTACGACTCATGGTTTCTCCCCTGCGGCTGATGTATTCCTTTGTATGGCATGTGGTGAATCAAAGAAATGTGATGCATTATGGGAAGGTCGAGGAATTTGTAACTGTGGTGACTGAAGCTGTTCCAAAGTTGCTGAGTTACAAACAGAGGGCTCAACTCATCCTGGGCCTGAGAGCAAGG ATGATCTTGGAGATGTTCCGCAAGGATTGTCCACCTAACCCTCAGGCCATCCAATGTCTCCTGGGAAAGATGAACATCAGTGCATCCGCAGGG CAGCAAGATATGGAAGTGGAGGAGTCGCAGGCGAACTTTGTGGCGCTGGTCCAAACCCTTCTGACAAACCCTTATGAGAGGAAGCACTTCTTCCAG GAGGAGTTCCATACACAGTATGGCTCCAAGTACGACACAGCACTGCAGGCCCTTGTGGGAGGCTTGGTCTTCAGACTGGAACAACTGCTATCTGTGCCAGATCTCTCCCAG aTAGCGTCCATTATCAGTGCTGACCCCTCTGACCTGGAGGAGTGTGGACAGTCTGTGTCTGACCCTGAGCACCTGAAGATCCTCCTCCAGCACCAGAAGCTGTTAAATAAAACCCAGTTAAACAGAAATG TACCTCTCACTTCCTCTGTGGGTGACTGTGTGCTGTCTTCGCTGTCCTTCCGCCTCGCCTGTGGAATGCCATCAATGGAGCCAGATTTTGATCAGCCATCAGAATCATTAGAAGCCGCTTTAAGCGTCATGAACCCTGCCTCCTTCAGTGACTTGGAGGATCTGGGAATGATGTCAGAGGACTTGCCACATGCTGGAGAAGAtagtactgtagagagagaagaggatgccAGGGATAGCGGAAGTGGGGTGAAAAATGCAGTGCGTGACAATGCACTGCCAGAGAGCGTGTCTAGTCCTCAAGGTGTTAGCGGACCAGTAGGAGGGGCACCATCAAAAGGGGCACCAACAGTAAGGAGTATGTTGccaacacagagacaccaacagcTTGTATCACTGATGAGTAGTTCATTCACCAAATCCTCTCCTTTACAGATAGTCAAATTAGTCATCCCTGCCACGGTCACCAATGGGAACCAACCGGGTAACCCACCGGTCAAAGTAGCGAGTGTCCACCAGTGGGTCTCCCACATTGCAAGTAACTCGATCTCGCTCCCTTCCTTGCCACCCCTTCCACAAAACAATGATGTAGACAAGGGGATCTGGTCAGGTGACACATGTCTTGGAAGCAGTGTGGTAATTGGGGGTCAGGAAACAGAAGCCAATCTCTTTGAGAAGGCTGTTATCCGAAGGAGATGGGTGCCCAAGCCACAAAGAATAACGGTACCCTCGAAGAGGAAAATCCCTGAGGCAACCATTATTTGCCAggagtgtgggaagagttttgtctATCCGTCTCAGCTGGAAAATCACCTCcgcattcacacaggagagaaacctttcaAGTGCACTGAGTGTGGCAGGGCCTTCAGGTCCTTAGGAGGCATGACCACTCATATGAAAAATCACTCTGAAGCGCGGCCATTTAAGTGTGATGAGTGTGACAAGGGCTTTCGGAAAAAGGCTGACCTGAAGAAGCATCAGCTCATCCACACGGGTGCGAAACCACATAAATGCACCATCTGTGGAAAGGGCTTCAGCCAAGCATTCTATTGCAGAATACACATCCAGTCTCATGCAAGTGAAAATAACTTTCCCTGCACTCATTGTCCGAAGAGATTCCCAACCCAATACAAGCTGTCTGTCCACGAGCGCTGGCACACCATGGAGCGCCCGTTCATCTGTGAGCAGTGTGGGATGCGCTTCTTTCATCCCAGTGGGCTGAAGAGGCACATGGGCTATCACATTGGGAACCGCCCATTCCTGTGTGCCCAGTGTGGAAAGACTTTTGTTTATGAGTTTGACCTGAAGAAACACCAAAGGGACCATGGCCCCAAGCCCAAGATCCCATGCCCTGTCTGTCAGAAGGTGTTTGGCAGCAACGGACTCATTAAGGCCCATATGTTTACGCACACCTCTGTAAAACCTTACAGATGTGACATATGtgacaagacctttaaacagagcAGCAGCTTGAGCAGTCACAAACGTCTGCACACGGGCGAACGCCCTTACCACTGCGACATGTGTGGGAAGACATACAAGCTAAATCAGCACCTGAAGGAGCACATAATTGTCCACCACACGGCGGAGGGGCACCCCTGTGACCAGTGTGGAAAGGTCTTCAAGTTATCACGTCTTCTGAAGGCGCATGAGCGGTTGCACTCAGGAGAGCGATCTGAACAGACAAGGAAATACAGTCACACCAGCCGACGCAGGAGAAATTCCTCCAAAATGAGTTGA